The genome window GTGCGGTAATCCAATAAACGCCCTGGCGCCAATACATGCATTCGAACTTAGACAAACGAACCCTCTTAACGTTGTGCGGCAACGCCGTTGAGCACATTACACCAGCAAGACACTGTTGATGCAGCCCTCATTCTCCGGGTTGTTAGTAACCTGCGCATAGCGACCCCAGACGACCTTTCCGCCGGCGGTGACGAGACCAAGTTCGCTGACGTTGACCTCGATAACGGTACCCTTGGTCAAAACACCCAGCTGGGTGTAAAGAGGGTTCTGGGGGTTCTTCTTGACGCTAATGATGGGGAGCTGGACAGTGACACCAAGCTCGGGGTGTGTGACATTGGCCTTCTTATAACGGAGACCCATAGGTCGAATGAAGCGCTCGTGCTTGGGGTTGCGTCGAGTGAAGTCGGGTCCAACAAAGGTAGGCTTGGTGACCATGCGCTTCCAGGCCTTCTTTTGGATCTTcttgccggtcttgacaaccttgaacatctcctcctcgctgATACCTCGGACCTTGGGCAGGGGAACGGCAAACTTGGCCGCCTTCTCAGCtcgcttgttcttgatggcgCTGCTGAGAGCCTTGGCAGTCGAGGGGTTTGTGCGGTCCAACAGGTAAGAGGGCATAGGTGTTGTGGGCTCCTTCTCGTCCGCGGTCTTGACGTTGCGCTCCTCGTGCGCCTtgatggccttcttcatctgaaTCTTCTCCTTATGTCGCTTCTGCTGGTACAGCTTGGCTCGGAGACCACGCAGGTTCTGGGCATCCTGAGAGGCTTTGTGGCCCTCACGGGCGGTACGCTTGCGAACTCGTTCCTCATGATCAAGACGGCGACCGTGTAGCTTTCGCCATCTTTCCATATACTCGT of Fusarium oxysporum Fo47 chromosome I, complete sequence contains these proteins:
- a CDS encoding ribosomal protein S8e/ribosomal biogenesis NSA2, with protein sequence MPQNEYMERWRKLHGRRLDHEERVRKRTAREGHKASQDAQNLRGLRAKLYQQKRHKEKIQMKKAIKAHEERNVKTADEKEPTTPMPSYLLDRTNPSTAKALSSAIKNKRAEKAAKFAVPLPKVRGISEEEMFKVVKTGKKIQKKAWKRMVTKPTFVGPDFTRRNPKHERFIRPMGLRYKKANVTHPELGVTVQLPIISVKKNPQNPLYTQLGVLTKGTVIEVNVSELGLVTAGGKVVWGRYAQVTNNPENEGCINSVLLV